A genomic stretch from Telmatocola sphagniphila includes:
- a CDS encoding ImmA/IrrE family metallo-endopeptidase — MKMNTNPEWLLRMAEKEANRIISVGGFVNRVEMNVGVQSMPAMTRSEWTKIFPVSVMRKLRFSLPEGVSDVEALLQFFGVASPDAWRSKWGDYAVAFRQTQKFDFHREALTAWVREAEIIAGQIPLADFDEEKLRGSLDEFRRLTREDTQVGLDRAQLLCAKAGVALVLVPELPGTRISGCARWLNDRHAMIGLTVRYKWADQLWFTFYHEVAHVLLHRRRLFVIDNAADHMGDAVVDPVMAKYEEEADRFAGDLLIPPVALAEFLSRHGETLTSEEIHAFADSIEIGPGMVVGRLQHDEILKHWQGNMLRQKLGWDFVTED; from the coding sequence ATGAAAATGAACACTAACCCAGAATGGCTGCTCCGGATGGCGGAGAAGGAGGCGAATCGGATCATCTCCGTAGGTGGCTTCGTTAACCGCGTGGAGATGAACGTAGGCGTGCAATCTATGCCGGCGATGACGCGGTCCGAATGGACAAAGATTTTTCCCGTCAGTGTCATGCGAAAACTGCGGTTCTCGCTGCCCGAAGGCGTTAGTGACGTGGAGGCACTTCTCCAATTCTTCGGTGTCGCGTCGCCTGACGCATGGCGGTCAAAGTGGGGCGACTATGCCGTCGCCTTCCGTCAAACGCAAAAGTTCGACTTCCATCGCGAAGCTCTTACCGCATGGGTACGAGAAGCAGAGATCATCGCTGGCCAGATTCCTCTCGCGGATTTCGATGAGGAAAAGCTTCGAGGATCGCTGGATGAGTTCCGGCGGCTAACTCGTGAGGACACTCAGGTCGGTCTCGACAGGGCACAGTTGCTTTGTGCTAAAGCCGGGGTGGCGCTTGTCCTCGTTCCAGAATTGCCCGGCACGAGAATCAGTGGGTGTGCCCGGTGGCTGAATGATCGTCACGCCATGATCGGCCTGACCGTCCGGTACAAATGGGCCGATCAGCTGTGGTTCACCTTCTACCACGAAGTGGCCCACGTCCTGTTGCATCGTCGCCGTTTGTTCGTGATAGATAATGCGGCCGATCATATGGGCGACGCCGTGGTCGATCCGGTGATGGCGAAGTACGAGGAGGAGGCGGACCGATTCGCGGGAGACTTGCTTATCCCGCCCGTTGCGCTTGCCGAGTTCCTCAGTCGCCACGGTGAGACGCTGACGAGCGAAGAGATTCACGCCTTCGCGGACTCTATCGAGATCGGTCCAGGCATGGTGGTCGGCCGCCTTCAGCACGATGAGATTCTGAAACATTGGCAGGGGAATATGCTCAGGCAAAAGCTTGGGTGGGATTTTGTCACCGAGGACTAA
- the trxA gene encoding thioredoxin, with protein MASPNVHEFNESNWEAEVVQSSVPVLVDFWAPWCGPCRQLTPVIDKIADQFAGKVKVGKVNVDENQDLGSQYNIATIPRLLIFKGSAQPVQQLVGLTNEATLSKMLNEVV; from the coding sequence ATGGCTAGCCCCAACGTACACGAGTTTAACGAAAGCAACTGGGAAGCCGAAGTTGTTCAAAGTTCGGTACCCGTTCTGGTCGATTTCTGGGCCCCCTGGTGTGGCCCCTGCCGTCAATTGACTCCCGTGATCGACAAAATTGCCGATCAATTTGCGGGCAAGGTCAAAGTCGGCAAAGTTAATGTCGATGAAAATCAGGATCTCGGCTCGCAGTACAACATCGCGACGATCCCCCGCTTACTGATTTTCAAGGGCAGCGCACAACCGGTTCAACAACTGGTCGGCCTGACCAACGAAGCGACTTTGTCGAAAATGCTCAACGAAGTGGTATAA
- a CDS encoding coiled-coil domain-containing protein, whose product MSTRAESPRIALLEQLREELSRGRHLLRQERQQLESQYQEDLGALAIARQEAEDREYQASQERRRLVRLRQKFLARWKRHWELKRIETRQVQDTLTNEQISLQLEQQRLQEQKAQLENFSVSEKARIQKGWEDLSAEEQDWRLRWKLTETDLISRKAELEKYAYYLVELEQAWLKRKEEIQSQCLSKARELVSLDRRILALRNSVPAQPAALEYRTESTEARLSDSNSDPVPEKLVQLYRARESWRSEQIALLVDLEELGTQLQNREQELDQRERSIAQREASILETETELERRQAELEGREADFNNREKARHREKELLEDEIRLLHKNRKQIQLGLTKLVDVWTERQSTLLVQVRNEQGRCKAMLEDWTRKLEQVEQEQRQVRETALAQARQQVVLEQLRTKLVEESENPLVSKYRIERYERRLDRALRKATARLDGRHQEVLSMLQELREAEAGMEERYHYLLADAEKALTELAERELHRQEEGSQLEQLENDLEHHRNLCQQQEKTIQHLHQEIERISRLMYLNDNRRQNRAA is encoded by the coding sequence ATGAGTACCCGCGCGGAATCTCCCAGAATCGCCCTCCTGGAACAATTGAGAGAGGAACTCTCTCGAGGCCGGCACCTCCTGCGCCAGGAACGACAGCAACTCGAAAGCCAGTATCAGGAAGATCTCGGTGCGCTGGCCATCGCTCGACAGGAAGCCGAAGATCGGGAATATCAGGCCAGCCAGGAACGCCGGCGTCTGGTTCGACTTAGGCAGAAATTTCTGGCGCGCTGGAAACGGCACTGGGAATTGAAGCGCATCGAAACGCGGCAGGTTCAAGATACGCTGACTAACGAACAGATTAGCTTGCAACTCGAACAGCAGAGGCTGCAGGAACAAAAAGCCCAACTGGAAAACTTCTCCGTCTCCGAAAAAGCCAGAATCCAAAAAGGCTGGGAAGATCTCTCCGCCGAGGAGCAGGATTGGCGGCTGCGCTGGAAGTTGACCGAAACCGATTTGATCTCCCGAAAAGCCGAGTTGGAAAAATACGCCTACTATCTTGTGGAATTAGAGCAGGCTTGGCTCAAGCGGAAGGAAGAAATTCAGTCGCAGTGTCTCAGCAAAGCCCGGGAATTGGTTTCGCTCGATCGCCGGATCCTGGCCTTGCGTAATTCGGTCCCCGCACAGCCGGCCGCACTGGAGTATCGCACTGAATCAACCGAAGCCCGTTTATCGGATTCAAATTCCGATCCCGTGCCGGAAAAGCTGGTCCAACTCTACCGGGCCCGGGAGTCGTGGCGCAGCGAACAGATCGCCCTCCTGGTCGACCTGGAAGAATTGGGAACGCAACTACAGAATCGGGAACAGGAACTCGACCAGCGCGAGCGATCTATCGCTCAGCGAGAAGCCTCAATTCTCGAGACCGAGACGGAACTGGAGCGAAGGCAGGCCGAGCTGGAGGGCCGGGAAGCCGATTTCAATAATCGGGAGAAAGCCCGGCACAGGGAAAAAGAACTTCTGGAAGATGAAATCCGTCTTCTGCATAAGAACCGCAAGCAGATTCAACTCGGACTGACCAAACTCGTCGACGTCTGGACCGAACGGCAATCGACGCTCTTGGTACAAGTTCGCAACGAGCAGGGGCGTTGCAAGGCGATGCTCGAGGATTGGACCCGCAAACTGGAGCAGGTCGAACAAGAACAGCGACAAGTGCGAGAGACCGCTCTGGCTCAAGCCCGCCAGCAGGTCGTTCTGGAACAGCTGCGTACGAAGCTCGTCGAGGAGAGCGAAAATCCTCTGGTATCCAAGTATCGGATCGAACGCTACGAACGGCGGCTCGACCGGGCTCTGCGAAAAGCGACTGCTCGACTCGATGGCCGGCATCAGGAAGTGTTGTCGATGCTACAGGAACTTCGCGAGGCCGAGGCGGGGATGGAAGAACGCTACCACTACCTGTTGGCGGATGCGGAAAAAGCTCTGACTGAACTTGCTGAGAGAGAATTGCACCGCCAGGAAGAGGGCTCCCAGCTCGAGCAGCTCGAAAACGATCTCGAACACCACAGGAATCTCTGCCAGCAGCAGGAAAAGACCATCCAGCACCTGCATCAGGAGATTGAGCGTATCAGCCGGTTGATGTATCTGAACGATAATCGCAGACAGAATAGGGCGGCCTGA
- a CDS encoding transposase, producing MSGEARKKLRSQMHDFRRRPEDLNPEQVQALEDLFEKVPSLGTIYHLRWEATKIFDSAPNRAEASRLLEDWIVQARETEMDWEPFITMLKNNWEGILAYFEERKSSGPVEGLNTKIRVVLRRSYGIQSLTTLWTRILLDVNWAAKKLGPTVAEIRGFVNQIQKYFSECYT from the coding sequence TTGAGCGGGGAAGCCCGCAAGAAGCTGCGTTCTCAGATGCACGACTTCCGGCGTCGTCCCGAGGATTTGAATCCGGAGCAGGTCCAGGCCCTCGAGGATTTGTTCGAGAAGGTGCCTTCGTTGGGAACGATCTACCATCTGCGTTGGGAGGCGACCAAGATCTTCGATAGTGCCCCGAACCGAGCCGAAGCCTCGCGACTGTTGGAAGATTGGATCGTCCAGGCCCGCGAGACCGAGATGGATTGGGAGCCGTTCATCACGATGCTCAAGAATAACTGGGAGGGGATCTTAGCCTACTTCGAGGAACGCAAAAGCAGCGGCCCGGTGGAAGGTCTCAATACCAAGATTCGGGTAGTGCTACGTCGGAGTTATGGAATTCAGAGTCTAACTACGCTCTGGACGAGAATACTCCTGGACGTGAATTGGGCTGCGAAAAAATTAGGGCCGACCGTTGCGGAGATTCGCGGCTTCGTCAACCAGATCCAGAAGTATTTCTCTGAATGCTACACCTAG
- a CDS encoding ribbon-helix-helix protein, CopG family, whose protein sequence is MGDAKKTMTLNLTEAEMRVLDDLAKKKELTKTAVIRQAIRLYQMIEVRMAAGEKVFFEDEKAQKKAELMVL, encoded by the coding sequence ATGGGCGATGCAAAGAAGACGATGACACTGAACTTAACAGAGGCCGAAATGCGGGTTTTAGATGACCTGGCCAAGAAAAAGGAGCTGACGAAGACGGCCGTCATCCGGCAAGCCATCCGCCTCTACCAAATGATCGAGGTCAGGATGGCGGCTGGCGAGAAGGTCTTCTTCGAGGACGAGAAGGCCCAGAAGAAAGCGGAGCTTATGGTCCTATGA
- a CDS encoding transposase yields the protein MTTTTIAIDMDVPAGVSVGEYERVDGGHAFHVSWELPDNLCCETCQRESRLQLVEKNKFLSIRDLDLWGKPSFFVYQEVYHRCPSCGHRQSLLPPFKRRDVKYTFRFEEQVLVSLIGSTAEDVAVRLGIAAETVERIVKNRIEDAKAKQIDPQRKIERLGLDEISLRKGHKGYATILTDLTNGERPEILALSKGRDEAAGRACLERLSAQQRSAVRWHHTDMSAAYLKACGVHLPNSQSVIDRFHVAKKLGEVADDLRKKTIEPTSEV from the coding sequence ATGACGACGACTACCATTGCCATAGACATGGACGTCCCTGCCGGAGTGAGCGTTGGCGAATACGAACGCGTCGACGGTGGCCACGCCTTTCACGTGAGTTGGGAGTTGCCCGACAATCTTTGTTGCGAGACTTGCCAGCGAGAGTCTCGGCTTCAATTGGTGGAGAAGAACAAGTTTCTGAGCATCCGCGATCTGGATTTGTGGGGTAAGCCGAGCTTTTTCGTGTACCAGGAGGTGTATCACCGCTGCCCGTCGTGCGGTCACCGTCAATCGCTGTTGCCGCCGTTCAAGCGTCGGGATGTGAAATATACGTTTCGCTTCGAGGAGCAGGTGCTGGTCAGTCTGATCGGGAGCACAGCCGAAGACGTGGCGGTGCGTTTGGGGATTGCCGCGGAGACGGTGGAGCGAATCGTCAAGAACCGGATAGAGGACGCCAAGGCGAAGCAGATCGATCCCCAGCGGAAGATCGAGCGTTTGGGTCTGGATGAGATCAGCCTGCGTAAGGGGCATAAGGGATATGCGACAATATTGACGGACCTGACGAATGGGGAGCGTCCGGAGATTCTGGCTCTGTCCAAGGGTCGCGACGAAGCAGCGGGGCGAGCGTGTTTGGAGCGTTTGTCGGCCCAGCAACGGTCGGCGGTGCGTTGGCATCATACGGACATGAGCGCGGCGTATTTGAAGGCTTGCGGCGTGCATTTACCCAACAGCCAGTCGGTGATAGATCGCTTTCACGTCGCCAAGAAATTGGGTGAGGTGGCGGACGATCTGCGAAAAAAAACTATCGAGCCTACAAGCGAAGTTTGA
- a CDS encoding AraC family transcriptional regulator: MATKRTDQPRGVLNAGRTHSHHVRLLPSAGIDFYIEHYWIVWWDLRGQQPQVAETLPHPTIHVVIEKNRSKIYGIPNGKFRRRIAGKGRVFGIKFRPGTFYPLLGQPVTRITDRLISLREVFGTKAVRFVSKILAEEDEQICVEIAEDYLGSILPEPDPEIALVRDLAEQIARDSSITHVEQVARLARLNPRMLQRMFSQYVGVSPKWVIKRYRLHEAAEQLAAPGEIRLGQLAARLGYFDQAHFIRDFKSVVGKAPGEYVRDLKG, translated from the coding sequence ATGGCCACAAAGAGAACGGATCAGCCGCGCGGCGTCCTCAATGCCGGACGAACTCACTCCCATCATGTGAGGCTACTTCCCTCGGCGGGGATCGATTTTTACATCGAGCACTACTGGATAGTTTGGTGGGATCTTCGCGGTCAGCAGCCGCAAGTGGCTGAGACGCTTCCGCATCCCACTATTCACGTGGTGATTGAAAAGAACCGCTCCAAGATTTATGGCATACCCAACGGTAAATTTCGAAGGCGAATTGCGGGAAAGGGCCGAGTTTTCGGCATCAAATTTCGGCCGGGAACTTTTTATCCGCTGTTGGGCCAACCGGTGACTCGAATCACCGATCGGCTCATTTCGCTGCGAGAAGTGTTCGGAACGAAAGCGGTGAGATTCGTCTCAAAAATTCTGGCGGAAGAAGACGAACAGATTTGCGTCGAGATCGCGGAAGATTATCTCGGATCGATCCTACCGGAACCCGATCCCGAAATTGCGTTGGTGCGCGATCTGGCCGAGCAGATCGCCCGGGATAGTTCGATAACGCACGTCGAACAAGTCGCCCGGCTAGCCAGGCTGAATCCGCGCATGCTGCAAAGAATGTTCAGCCAATATGTCGGCGTGAGTCCTAAGTGGGTAATCAAACGTTATCGGCTGCATGAGGCGGCCGAGCAGTTGGCCGCCCCGGGCGAAATCCGTCTGGGCCAGCTCGCTGCCAGGCTAGGTTATTTCGATCAGGCTCATTTCATCCGGGATTTCAAATCGGTGGTGGGGAAAGCGCCTGGGGAATACGTCAGAGATTTGAAAGGGTAG
- a CDS encoding MFS transporter: MQPVSNRGAWLALIAALLGWMFDGFEMGLFPLIARPALQELMPGSDISLWFSIIQAGFLVGAATGGVLFGWLGDRMGRVRAMTLSVLTYALFSGVCGLASAAWQLAIFRFIASLGMGGEWALGVALVMELWPDKSRAWLAGVIGSAGNLGYVLIALMSLVLGNITGEIKSLLKALSFSSQTIEWLTGNSGWRVLMLCATFPALLTFLIRLMVPESQKWEKERERGHTRSDGRDLLGVLIGALAALGIITIWAIEAPFIVRLPATLLLLVVAVFGYVYPIRRNLARSGLAESLQRLTTRRVLLAACLSGVPLLGTWASVQLAPTWIDEITGKTIKECRAFTQVYSALGATFSCLAIAWIGVYLPRRWTYFGLCIASLGIVVGFFRFNTGYDYSMLASVFCMGGIAAAFYGWLPLYLPELFPTAMRAAGQGFGFNFGRIIAAVGVLQLPVIKSLFADGYASACPILALVYLVGMVLIWFAPETKDLPLPE; this comes from the coding sequence ATGCAGCCTGTATCAAATCGCGGCGCCTGGTTGGCGCTGATTGCCGCACTTTTGGGCTGGATGTTTGATGGCTTCGAAATGGGCCTATTCCCGTTAATCGCCCGCCCGGCCTTGCAGGAACTGATGCCGGGTTCCGACATATCGCTGTGGTTCTCCATCATTCAAGCCGGGTTTCTCGTCGGGGCGGCCACTGGCGGCGTGCTGTTCGGTTGGCTGGGTGATCGCATGGGCCGCGTACGTGCTATGACCCTAAGCGTGCTAACCTACGCCTTATTCAGCGGCGTTTGCGGCCTGGCTTCGGCCGCGTGGCAACTGGCAATCTTTCGATTCATCGCCTCCCTAGGTATGGGGGGTGAATGGGCATTGGGTGTGGCCCTGGTCATGGAACTCTGGCCGGATAAATCCCGGGCCTGGCTGGCGGGGGTCATCGGTTCCGCGGGTAACTTGGGCTACGTGCTGATCGCTCTGATGAGTCTGGTTCTCGGAAATATCACTGGGGAAATTAAATCGCTACTCAAAGCGTTATCGTTCTCATCGCAGACTATTGAATGGCTAACCGGCAACTCCGGATGGCGAGTGCTAATGCTATGCGCGACCTTTCCGGCGTTATTGACTTTCCTCATTCGTCTGATGGTTCCGGAATCGCAAAAGTGGGAGAAGGAACGGGAGCGCGGGCATACTCGTAGTGACGGCCGGGATCTGTTGGGAGTGCTGATTGGGGCGTTGGCCGCACTGGGTATTATTACCATTTGGGCGATAGAAGCTCCGTTTATCGTGCGCTTACCAGCGACTCTTCTACTCCTCGTGGTGGCCGTGTTCGGATATGTCTATCCCATCCGACGCAATCTGGCACGAAGCGGTCTGGCAGAATCTCTGCAGCGATTGACCACGCGTCGAGTATTGCTGGCCGCCTGCCTCAGTGGCGTACCACTCCTGGGCACCTGGGCGAGTGTACAACTGGCTCCGACCTGGATCGACGAAATTACTGGTAAGACAATTAAGGAGTGCCGGGCATTCACACAAGTTTATTCAGCACTCGGAGCGACGTTCAGCTGTCTGGCTATCGCCTGGATCGGCGTTTATCTACCCCGGCGATGGACCTACTTCGGCTTATGCATTGCTTCACTGGGAATCGTCGTCGGCTTTTTTCGCTTCAACACCGGCTATGATTACTCCATGCTCGCGAGTGTCTTCTGCATGGGCGGAATCGCTGCGGCTTTTTACGGTTGGCTGCCGCTCTATCTCCCGGAACTGTTTCCCACGGCCATGCGAGCCGCAGGGCAAGGGTTCGGTTTCAACTTCGGCCGGATCATTGCCGCCGTGGGGGTGTTGCAACTGCCGGTCATCAAAAGTCTTTTTGCCGATGGCTATGCTTCGGCCTGTCCTATCCTGGCTTTAGTCTATCTGGTTGGTATGGTGCTGATCTGGTTTGCCCCGGAGACCAAGGATCTGCCATTGCCGGAATGA
- a CDS encoding S1 family peptidase, with product MFPCHSLFALSVAATLASIWAAPVRGQKPADTPAAIAPESVVRVKQSTVLLKVSSEGGRSAEGSGFFAVEPGIVVTNAHVLGMLQARSKPPANVEVIVGSGTGNERTLRGLILGVDRSSDLALVKVEAPENGTLPTPLQLETNTELVETQKVYIFGFPFGTELGKSITVSESSISSLRNNAKGQLEQVQVNGGMHPGNSGGPVVNNRGQVVGVSVAVIRNTQINFAVPVRLVQALFSGRILDWTAGVPFREGEAVRVPVKCECLDPLKRIREVRVEVWSRKTAEALGSAPKDAQTQTLPYAKNSAAGDIALPKLAPGEVAWVQPIAVLTAGDPIRGEPHMFDPAQAVERIPAELVCKLSEQKERTVQLKATQSLTLTRGKSQYVLSQSSELPILESFSPNPKGALVTLGFGAPRLNIEEGGRKARPNPEVANLLQRTPPRFVIDDTNKLRERTEVNLNPRLSADLREAVTEYRTQIYNAYEAATFTLPNRKLSARESWPVKVPLLLKTGGKSEVVDLVLNCTLEGVRPVEGSPQAVVTFEGQVKGRTKKEGLDGQVTGRFGLHLNRGYISFAKMTIGSEFSAPGSDVQLALAFDIDLTRAEGNPGNIVLPKVTLSPDLAKKDTPGSTPKEGVAVKDPKAAKNLFKKPAASKEPTSYMKISSEKGDFIGQGKDYNYEGDKLDVKVTPRGVSIQVDGWNFQVGGPSQEFLQIGEYNDAKRFAFSGASPGIDFFGKGRGSNSIKGDFVVWELEIKDKKIVKLALDFVQHSEGRAAGLTGKVRINSSFE from the coding sequence ATGTTCCCCTGCCACAGTCTTTTTGCACTCTCAGTTGCTGCCACCCTAGCATCGATCTGGGCCGCCCCGGTACGGGGTCAGAAACCGGCCGATACCCCCGCCGCCATTGCTCCAGAGTCGGTCGTGCGGGTCAAGCAATCCACCGTCCTGCTGAAGGTCAGCAGCGAGGGGGGACGATCGGCGGAAGGGAGCGGCTTTTTCGCAGTGGAACCGGGAATCGTAGTCACTAACGCTCACGTTCTTGGCATGCTTCAGGCTCGCAGCAAGCCGCCCGCCAATGTCGAAGTCATCGTCGGCAGCGGCACAGGCAACGAACGCACGCTGCGAGGCTTGATCCTAGGAGTTGACCGGTCGAGCGACTTGGCCCTAGTGAAAGTCGAAGCCCCCGAAAACGGAACGCTTCCGACTCCGCTGCAACTCGAAACCAATACCGAACTGGTGGAGACGCAGAAAGTTTACATCTTCGGTTTTCCCTTCGGCACTGAACTTGGCAAGAGCATAACAGTCAGCGAATCGTCGATCTCGAGCCTCCGGAACAACGCCAAGGGCCAACTCGAGCAGGTTCAGGTCAACGGCGGCATGCACCCGGGAAATTCTGGAGGTCCCGTCGTCAACAATCGAGGCCAGGTTGTCGGCGTCTCGGTTGCGGTGATTCGGAATACTCAGATTAATTTCGCCGTGCCAGTCCGCCTGGTTCAGGCTCTATTCAGCGGTCGGATCCTCGATTGGACTGCCGGGGTTCCGTTCCGCGAAGGCGAAGCGGTGCGTGTGCCGGTCAAGTGCGAGTGTCTCGATCCGCTCAAACGAATCCGGGAAGTCCGCGTCGAAGTCTGGTCGCGCAAGACCGCCGAGGCGCTGGGATCCGCGCCGAAAGATGCACAAACCCAAACATTGCCCTATGCGAAAAATTCCGCGGCGGGGGATATCGCCTTGCCGAAACTCGCACCGGGCGAAGTCGCGTGGGTGCAGCCGATCGCGGTGCTCACGGCGGGGGATCCGATACGGGGCGAGCCCCATATGTTCGATCCGGCCCAGGCTGTCGAAAGGATCCCGGCGGAGTTGGTTTGCAAGCTCTCCGAGCAGAAAGAGCGTACCGTTCAGTTGAAGGCCACTCAGTCGCTCACCCTCACCCGGGGCAAGAGCCAGTACGTGTTGTCTCAATCCTCGGAGTTGCCGATCCTCGAATCGTTCTCCCCCAATCCCAAGGGGGCGCTGGTGACTCTGGGTTTCGGTGCACCCCGTCTGAATATCGAAGAGGGGGGACGGAAAGCTCGTCCGAATCCTGAAGTTGCGAATCTGCTGCAGCGCACACCGCCCCGGTTCGTCATCGACGATACCAACAAACTTCGCGAGCGGACCGAGGTAAATCTGAATCCTCGCCTCTCGGCGGACCTCCGCGAAGCCGTCACCGAGTACCGCACTCAGATTTACAACGCCTACGAAGCGGCGACTTTCACCCTTCCCAACCGTAAGTTGAGCGCCCGAGAAAGCTGGCCGGTCAAGGTGCCGCTGCTACTCAAGACTGGTGGAAAATCCGAAGTCGTCGACCTCGTCTTGAACTGCACTCTTGAAGGCGTCCGACCCGTCGAAGGCAGCCCTCAGGCGGTGGTGACATTTGAGGGCCAAGTGAAGGGCCGCACGAAAAAGGAGGGACTGGATGGCCAAGTCACCGGCCGGTTCGGCCTGCACTTGAATCGCGGTTACATATCTTTCGCAAAGATGACCATAGGATCGGAATTCTCGGCTCCCGGCAGCGATGTCCAACTCGCTCTGGCCTTCGACATCGATCTGACCCGCGCCGAGGGTAATCCCGGCAACATCGTGCTCCCTAAAGTGACGTTGTCGCCAGACCTCGCCAAGAAAGACACACCGGGCAGCACTCCGAAGGAGGGCGTTGCGGTCAAGGACCCCAAGGCGGCCAAGAATCTCTTCAAAAAGCCGGCAGCGAGCAAGGAACCGACCTCTTACATGAAAATCTCCAGCGAGAAAGGAGATTTCATCGGCCAGGGGAAGGACTACAATTACGAAGGCGACAAGCTCGACGTTAAAGTGACGCCTCGCGGCGTGAGCATTCAGGTCGATGGTTGGAATTTTCAGGTGGGTGGCCCCTCGCAGGAATTCCTCCAGATTGGTGAGTACAACGACGCCAAGCGGTTCGCCTTCAGCGGCGCTTCCCCGGGTATCGATTTCTTTGGCAAAGGCCGGGGCAGCAACTCCATCAAGGGGGATTTCGTAGTCTGGGAACTGGAAATCAAGGATAAAAAGATCGTCAAATTGGCTCTGGACTTCGTGCAGCATTCGGAAGGCCGAGCGGCAGGCCTGACGGGCAAAGTTCGCATCAATTCGAGTTTCGAATGA
- a CDS encoding SRPBCC domain-containing protein — translation MKELTIRESIHIQAPAAKVWDVLTQPEYTRQYMFGCAAVTDWKVGSPLDWKGTYEGKEMTFVSGKILSMEPGYALVYTTFDPNVNYKDLPENYMRVTYRLTPKDHGVMLEVTQGDFSKVENAEKRYTETASGWPMVLENVKAIAEKG, via the coding sequence ATGAAAGAACTGACAATCCGAGAATCGATTCACATTCAAGCCCCGGCTGCCAAAGTCTGGGATGTGCTTACTCAGCCGGAGTACACCCGCCAGTACATGTTCGGCTGCGCGGCGGTCACCGACTGGAAGGTGGGTAGTCCGCTCGATTGGAAAGGGACTTATGAAGGCAAAGAGATGACCTTCGTTTCCGGTAAGATTCTGTCGATGGAACCGGGTTACGCTTTGGTCTACACGACGTTCGATCCGAATGTGAATTACAAAGATCTGCCGGAGAATTATATGCGAGTCACCTATCGTTTAACGCCTAAGGATCACGGCGTTATGTTGGAGGTTACACAAGGGGATTTCTCGAAGGTCGAGAACGCCGAGAAGCGTTACACGGAAACAGCCTCGGGCTGGCCGATGGTGCTGGAGAATGTTAAAGCGATCGCGGAAAAGGGGTGA
- the ltrA gene encoding group II intron reverse transcriptase/maturase, with the protein MLSALEEGVKGGVWFSLMDKVCKKSNLKSSSAKVVANGGSAGVDHVSVEAFANHLDENLEALGRTLRDGTYRPSAIRRTVIPKPGSEEGRPLGIPTVRDRVVQGAVRQVLEPIFEKDFASGSYGFRPGRGCKDALREVNELLREGYTHLVDVDIKGYFDAINHDQLMDLLKRKVADGTLLALVEQFLKAEIFSSMGSWEPESGAPQGAVLSPLLSNVYLDPLDQLMESLGFRMVRYADDMMIVCRSRAEAEEALATLSRWCESAKLQLHPEKTRVVDTQIESFEFLGYCFGVYKGQRLIYPRKRSLEKLRDAIRAKTKRKRGDSLSQIVRDVSVTLRGWYGYFKHSKKRIFRDVDKWTRMRLRCILRRRLGHDCRSRKMDNFKWPKAYFAEAGLFSLEQAHRLESQSLKG; encoded by the coding sequence ATGTTGAGCGCGCTCGAAGAGGGCGTTAAAGGAGGCGTCTGGTTTAGCTTGATGGACAAGGTGTGCAAGAAGAGTAACCTGAAGTCGTCATCGGCGAAAGTCGTGGCGAATGGGGGCTCAGCGGGCGTGGATCATGTGAGTGTCGAAGCGTTTGCCAATCATTTGGACGAGAACCTGGAAGCCCTGGGACGAACTTTACGGGACGGCACCTACCGTCCTTCGGCAATCCGGCGAACGGTGATCCCGAAGCCGGGGAGTGAAGAAGGCCGTCCTCTGGGTATCCCAACGGTTCGAGATCGAGTGGTTCAAGGCGCGGTTCGCCAGGTGTTGGAGCCGATCTTCGAGAAGGATTTCGCCTCGGGCAGTTACGGCTTTCGTCCGGGTCGAGGCTGCAAGGATGCCTTGCGAGAGGTGAATGAACTCTTGCGGGAAGGTTACACGCATCTGGTGGATGTCGACATTAAAGGCTACTTCGACGCGATCAATCACGATCAATTAATGGATTTATTGAAGCGAAAGGTCGCGGACGGCACGCTGTTGGCTCTGGTGGAGCAATTCCTTAAAGCCGAGATATTCTCGTCGATGGGGAGTTGGGAACCGGAATCGGGAGCCCCGCAAGGGGCAGTTTTGAGTCCGTTGTTGAGTAACGTGTATCTGGATCCTTTGGACCAATTGATGGAATCCCTAGGTTTTCGGATGGTGCGATACGCGGATGACATGATGATCGTCTGCCGCAGTCGAGCGGAAGCGGAAGAAGCCCTGGCGACGTTGAGCCGCTGGTGCGAATCGGCCAAGCTACAACTGCATCCGGAAAAGACGAGAGTGGTGGACACGCAGATCGAGAGTTTCGAATTTCTAGGCTATTGCTTTGGAGTTTATAAAGGACAACGTCTGATATATCCTCGGAAGCGAAGTCTGGAGAAACTTCGGGATGCGATTCGCGCGAAAACGAAGCGGAAAAGAGGCGATAGCCTGTCGCAGATCGTCCGCGACGTGAGCGTAACGCTACGAGGCTGGTACGGATACTTCAAGCACAGCAAAAAGAGGATCTTTCGGGACGTGGATAAATGGACTCGAATGCGGCTGCGGTGCATACTGCGTCGTCGTCTGGGTCACGATTGTCGAAGCCGAAAGATGGACAACTTCAAGTGGCCTAAAGCTTACTTTGCCGAGGCGGGGCTGTTCTCCCTGGAACAGGCACATCGTCTGGAATCTCAATCCCTCAAGGGGTAA